The following proteins come from a genomic window of Oncorhynchus mykiss isolate Arlee chromosome 19, USDA_OmykA_1.1, whole genome shotgun sequence:
- the LOC110497926 gene encoding ribosomal protein S6 kinase delta-1 isoform X1: MAKRDYLVEAAKQIRMALDREVSEDYEAAFSYYKNGVDLLLNGVQVDPNKERREAVKRKTTQYLKRAEEIFISHLQDNLGKGNSHLGGYSSLRFRPIRHLSSPVEDLEMCKVVGIIDKVLIVQSLITKENFVVKSLPKSSWESRGQPTIIPQGVPFMVKLLRYYVSEDAVYLHLEHVQGGKLFSKLHKVRNDRAKEHPECSSPSQHRIKLKNSYTSPTISSDYQQNDRGGTEKTSLLETENEESSDTDSPTFWLEAQHRLESCRTHSYCEETGCLQNNSRSAVPHTPATQPSLSRSDTRPHIHPAGLSQCLHSKTQDKPALCGHPCIDQAPDVTSEPSRKATGTEKIESSLNFNIVWKADLTRNCESPAPYAGTRTDSDIAAGKSVPQTTQTSSGGTGSTVNFKNPTISLYSQKSYVPNTLQLPLHNQSQVSERATLTSNGSHRDSVSGRELENTVSMVTDTHQGRGKEKVNHHIEESMVNSVIRDTETSQPGRAACPSTVDKLKLMRTSSGNSHPPSVPHCHSTGTQLGTQPGTSLALTGVKYQVGPPGREPGEEVEEGWELLSPVSKDLPREKGSLCYPNTSDPTGASPQCRKGDMDAFLKSEESDGQDEDQIIEVDGWCHLPKFPAKASRGRDRARQSSWGLPEAEVRLLGAQILLALESLHQQGVVCRDLNPKNILLTSNGKVCLTFFGQWSEVQSEINSKAMDQMYCAPEIGGVSKITEACDWWSLGALLIELLTGMPLWQFHPAGVHSHTQLLIPDHLSTAAASLLTELLQFDPGYRLGSGGGGVSDIKCHPFFNGVSWKALSS; encoded by the exons ATGGCCAAGAGAGACTACCTGGTGGAGGCAGCCAAGCAGATCCGCATGGCTCTGGACAGGGAGGTCAGTGAAGACTATGAGGCTGCCTTCAGCTACTACAAGAACGGGGTTGACCTGCTGCTCAATGGAGTTCAAG TGGACCCTAACAAGGAGCGTCGGGAGGCAGTGAAGAGGAAGACTACTCAGTATCTAAAGAGGGCCGAGGAAATCTTTATCTCCCACCTGCAGgacaacctggggaaggggaactCTCACTTAGGG GGTTACAGTAGTCTGAGATTCCGGCCAATCAGACACCTGAGCTCCCCAGTGGAGGATCTGGAGATGTGTAAAGTGGTGGGGATCATCGATAAG GTCTTGATTGTCCAAAGCCTGATTACCAAGGAGAACTTTGTTGTTAAA AGCCTGCCCAAGTCGAGCTGGGAGAGCCGGGGCCAGCCCACTATCATCCCCCAGGGCGTCCCCTTCATGGTGAAGCTGCTGAGGTACTATGTCAGTGAGGATGCTGTGTACCTGCATCTGGAGCATGTTCAAG GTGGGAAGCTTTTCTCCAAACTGCACAAGGTCAGGAACGACCGAGCCAAAGAGCACCCAGAATGCTCCAGTCCCAGCCAGCACAGGATCAAACTGAAGAACAGCTACACCTCCCCTACCATCAGCTCAGACTACCAGCAGAATGACAGAGGGGGCACAGAGAAAACCTCTCTCCTGGAGACGGAGAACGAGGAGAGTTCAGACACCGACTCCCCGACATTCTGGCTTGAGGCTCAGCATCGTCTAGAAAGCTGTAGGACCCATTCCTACTGCGAGGAGACAGGCTGCCTGCAGAACAACTCCAGGTCTGCAGTGCCACACACTCCGGCGACACAGCCCTCCTTATCTAGGTCAGACACCAGGCCCCATATCCATCCAGCAGGCCTCAGTCAGTGTTTGCACTCTAAAACTCAGGACAAACCTGCTCTCTGTGGTCATCCGTGTATCGATCAGGCCCCTGATGTCACCTCTGAGCCCTCTAGGAAGGCCACTGGAACAGAAAAAATTGAATCCAGTTTGAATTTCAACATTGTGTGGAAGGCTGATCTGACTCGTAACTGTGAAAGTCCAGCCCCCTATGCAGGGACTCGTACTGACTCAGATATAGCTGCAGGTAAATCTGTACCTCAAACAACTCAGACCTCTTCTGGTGGTACAGGGTCAACAGTGAACTTCAAGAATCCTACTATCAGTTTATATTCACAGAAAAGTTACGTTCCCAATACATTGCAATTACCCCTCCATAATCAAAGTCAGGTTAGTGAGAGAGCAACTTTGACCTCCAATGGCTCTCACCGAGACAGTGTTTCAGGTAGAGAACTTGAGAACACTGTGAGCAtggtgacagacacacaccagggtagagggaaggagaaggtAAACCATCACATTGAGGAGAGCATGGTGAATTCAGTAATCAGGGACACAGAGACTTCCCAGCCTGGCAGAGCTGCGTGTCCCTCTACAGTAGACAAGCTGAAGCTCATGAGGACATCCTCAGGGAACTCTCACCCCCCCTCAGTCCCTCACTGTCACAGTACTGGGACACAGCTGGGGACCCAGCCAGGCACTTCTCTGGCCCTCACAGGAGTGAAGTATCAGGTGGGGCCTCCTGGCAGAGAGccaggggaggaggtggaggagggttgGGAGCTGCTGAGCCCTGTGAGTAAGGACCTCCCCAGAGAGAAAGGATCACTATGTTACCCCAACACCTCTGACCCCACAGGGGCCTCCCCACAGTGCCGGAAGGGGGACATGGATGCTTTCCTAAAGTCAGAGGAATCGGATGGACAGGATGAGGATCAAATCATTGAGGTGGATGGCTGGTGCCACCTACCCAAGTTCCCAGCCAAGGCCtccagagggagagacagggccAGGCAAAGTAGCTGGGGGCTGCCTGAGGCAGAGGTGCGTCTGTTGGGGGCTCAGATCCTTCTGGCCCTGGAAAGTCTTCACCAGCAAGGTGTGGTGTGCCGAGACCTCAACCCAAAGAATATCCTGCTCACGAGTAATG GAAAGGTCTGCCTGACATTCTTTGGCCAGTGGAGTGAAGTTCAGTCAGAAATCAACTCTAAAGCTATGGACCAGATGTACTGTGCCCCAG AGATTGGAGGTGTGTCCAAAATCACAGAGGCTTGTGACTGGTGGAGTCTGGGGGCATTGCTGATTGAACTTCTTACTGGAATG CCCCTGTGGCAGTTCCACCCAGCCGGGGTGCATTCTCACACCCAGCTCCTGATCCCAGACCACCTGAGTACTGCAGCCGCCTCCCTGCTCACTGAG CTGCTGCAGTTTGATCCTGGTTATCGTTTGGGCTCTGGAGGCGGTGGTGTGAGTGACATCAAGTGTCACCCCTTCTTCAATGGTGTCTCCTGGAAGGCACTGTCAAGTTAA
- the LOC110497926 gene encoding ribosomal protein S6 kinase delta-1 isoform X2: protein MSPTADRTREQMPIWTSTGSSQDSHGQERLPGGGSQADPHGSGQGVDPNKERREAVKRKTTQYLKRAEEIFISHLQDNLGKGNSHLGGYSSLRFRPIRHLSSPVEDLEMCKVVGIIDKVLIVQSLITKENFVVKSLPKSSWESRGQPTIIPQGVPFMVKLLRYYVSEDAVYLHLEHVQGGKLFSKLHKVRNDRAKEHPECSSPSQHRIKLKNSYTSPTISSDYQQNDRGGTEKTSLLETENEESSDTDSPTFWLEAQHRLESCRTHSYCEETGCLQNNSRSAVPHTPATQPSLSRSDTRPHIHPAGLSQCLHSKTQDKPALCGHPCIDQAPDVTSEPSRKATGTEKIESSLNFNIVWKADLTRNCESPAPYAGTRTDSDIAAGKSVPQTTQTSSGGTGSTVNFKNPTISLYSQKSYVPNTLQLPLHNQSQVSERATLTSNGSHRDSVSGRELENTVSMVTDTHQGRGKEKVNHHIEESMVNSVIRDTETSQPGRAACPSTVDKLKLMRTSSGNSHPPSVPHCHSTGTQLGTQPGTSLALTGVKYQVGPPGREPGEEVEEGWELLSPVSKDLPREKGSLCYPNTSDPTGASPQCRKGDMDAFLKSEESDGQDEDQIIEVDGWCHLPKFPAKASRGRDRARQSSWGLPEAEVRLLGAQILLALESLHQQGVVCRDLNPKNILLTSNGKVCLTFFGQWSEVQSEINSKAMDQMYCAPEIGGVSKITEACDWWSLGALLIELLTGMPLWQFHPAGVHSHTQLLIPDHLSTAAASLLTELLQFDPGYRLGSGGGGVSDIKCHPFFNGVSWKALSS, encoded by the exons ATGAGTCCCACTGCTGATAGGACCAGGGAGCAAAT GCCCATCTGGACCTCCACAGGGTCGAGCCAGGACAGCCATGGCCAAGAGAGACTACCTGGTGGAGGCAGCCAAGCAGATCCGCATGGCTCTGGACAGGGAG TGGACCCTAACAAGGAGCGTCGGGAGGCAGTGAAGAGGAAGACTACTCAGTATCTAAAGAGGGCCGAGGAAATCTTTATCTCCCACCTGCAGgacaacctggggaaggggaactCTCACTTAGGG GGTTACAGTAGTCTGAGATTCCGGCCAATCAGACACCTGAGCTCCCCAGTGGAGGATCTGGAGATGTGTAAAGTGGTGGGGATCATCGATAAG GTCTTGATTGTCCAAAGCCTGATTACCAAGGAGAACTTTGTTGTTAAA AGCCTGCCCAAGTCGAGCTGGGAGAGCCGGGGCCAGCCCACTATCATCCCCCAGGGCGTCCCCTTCATGGTGAAGCTGCTGAGGTACTATGTCAGTGAGGATGCTGTGTACCTGCATCTGGAGCATGTTCAAG GTGGGAAGCTTTTCTCCAAACTGCACAAGGTCAGGAACGACCGAGCCAAAGAGCACCCAGAATGCTCCAGTCCCAGCCAGCACAGGATCAAACTGAAGAACAGCTACACCTCCCCTACCATCAGCTCAGACTACCAGCAGAATGACAGAGGGGGCACAGAGAAAACCTCTCTCCTGGAGACGGAGAACGAGGAGAGTTCAGACACCGACTCCCCGACATTCTGGCTTGAGGCTCAGCATCGTCTAGAAAGCTGTAGGACCCATTCCTACTGCGAGGAGACAGGCTGCCTGCAGAACAACTCCAGGTCTGCAGTGCCACACACTCCGGCGACACAGCCCTCCTTATCTAGGTCAGACACCAGGCCCCATATCCATCCAGCAGGCCTCAGTCAGTGTTTGCACTCTAAAACTCAGGACAAACCTGCTCTCTGTGGTCATCCGTGTATCGATCAGGCCCCTGATGTCACCTCTGAGCCCTCTAGGAAGGCCACTGGAACAGAAAAAATTGAATCCAGTTTGAATTTCAACATTGTGTGGAAGGCTGATCTGACTCGTAACTGTGAAAGTCCAGCCCCCTATGCAGGGACTCGTACTGACTCAGATATAGCTGCAGGTAAATCTGTACCTCAAACAACTCAGACCTCTTCTGGTGGTACAGGGTCAACAGTGAACTTCAAGAATCCTACTATCAGTTTATATTCACAGAAAAGTTACGTTCCCAATACATTGCAATTACCCCTCCATAATCAAAGTCAGGTTAGTGAGAGAGCAACTTTGACCTCCAATGGCTCTCACCGAGACAGTGTTTCAGGTAGAGAACTTGAGAACACTGTGAGCAtggtgacagacacacaccagggtagagggaaggagaaggtAAACCATCACATTGAGGAGAGCATGGTGAATTCAGTAATCAGGGACACAGAGACTTCCCAGCCTGGCAGAGCTGCGTGTCCCTCTACAGTAGACAAGCTGAAGCTCATGAGGACATCCTCAGGGAACTCTCACCCCCCCTCAGTCCCTCACTGTCACAGTACTGGGACACAGCTGGGGACCCAGCCAGGCACTTCTCTGGCCCTCACAGGAGTGAAGTATCAGGTGGGGCCTCCTGGCAGAGAGccaggggaggaggtggaggagggttgGGAGCTGCTGAGCCCTGTGAGTAAGGACCTCCCCAGAGAGAAAGGATCACTATGTTACCCCAACACCTCTGACCCCACAGGGGCCTCCCCACAGTGCCGGAAGGGGGACATGGATGCTTTCCTAAAGTCAGAGGAATCGGATGGACAGGATGAGGATCAAATCATTGAGGTGGATGGCTGGTGCCACCTACCCAAGTTCCCAGCCAAGGCCtccagagggagagacagggccAGGCAAAGTAGCTGGGGGCTGCCTGAGGCAGAGGTGCGTCTGTTGGGGGCTCAGATCCTTCTGGCCCTGGAAAGTCTTCACCAGCAAGGTGTGGTGTGCCGAGACCTCAACCCAAAGAATATCCTGCTCACGAGTAATG GAAAGGTCTGCCTGACATTCTTTGGCCAGTGGAGTGAAGTTCAGTCAGAAATCAACTCTAAAGCTATGGACCAGATGTACTGTGCCCCAG AGATTGGAGGTGTGTCCAAAATCACAGAGGCTTGTGACTGGTGGAGTCTGGGGGCATTGCTGATTGAACTTCTTACTGGAATG CCCCTGTGGCAGTTCCACCCAGCCGGGGTGCATTCTCACACCCAGCTCCTGATCCCAGACCACCTGAGTACTGCAGCCGCCTCCCTGCTCACTGAG CTGCTGCAGTTTGATCCTGGTTATCGTTTGGGCTCTGGAGGCGGTGGTGTGAGTGACATCAAGTGTCACCCCTTCTTCAATGGTGTCTCCTGGAAGGCACTGTCAAGTTAA
- the LOC110497926 gene encoding ribosomal protein S6 kinase delta-1 isoform X3, which yields MVKLLRYYVSEDAVYLHLEHVQGGKLFSKLHKVRNDRAKEHPECSSPSQHRIKLKNSYTSPTISSDYQQNDRGGTEKTSLLETENEESSDTDSPTFWLEAQHRLESCRTHSYCEETGCLQNNSRSAVPHTPATQPSLSRSDTRPHIHPAGLSQCLHSKTQDKPALCGHPCIDQAPDVTSEPSRKATGTEKIESSLNFNIVWKADLTRNCESPAPYAGTRTDSDIAAGKSVPQTTQTSSGGTGSTVNFKNPTISLYSQKSYVPNTLQLPLHNQSQVSERATLTSNGSHRDSVSGRELENTVSMVTDTHQGRGKEKVNHHIEESMVNSVIRDTETSQPGRAACPSTVDKLKLMRTSSGNSHPPSVPHCHSTGTQLGTQPGTSLALTGVKYQVGPPGREPGEEVEEGWELLSPVSKDLPREKGSLCYPNTSDPTGASPQCRKGDMDAFLKSEESDGQDEDQIIEVDGWCHLPKFPAKASRGRDRARQSSWGLPEAEVRLLGAQILLALESLHQQGVVCRDLNPKNILLTSNGKVCLTFFGQWSEVQSEINSKAMDQMYCAPEIGGVSKITEACDWWSLGALLIELLTGMPLWQFHPAGVHSHTQLLIPDHLSTAAASLLTELLQFDPGYRLGSGGGGVSDIKCHPFFNGVSWKALSS from the exons ATGGTGAAGCTGCTGAGGTACTATGTCAGTGAGGATGCTGTGTACCTGCATCTGGAGCATGTTCAAG GTGGGAAGCTTTTCTCCAAACTGCACAAGGTCAGGAACGACCGAGCCAAAGAGCACCCAGAATGCTCCAGTCCCAGCCAGCACAGGATCAAACTGAAGAACAGCTACACCTCCCCTACCATCAGCTCAGACTACCAGCAGAATGACAGAGGGGGCACAGAGAAAACCTCTCTCCTGGAGACGGAGAACGAGGAGAGTTCAGACACCGACTCCCCGACATTCTGGCTTGAGGCTCAGCATCGTCTAGAAAGCTGTAGGACCCATTCCTACTGCGAGGAGACAGGCTGCCTGCAGAACAACTCCAGGTCTGCAGTGCCACACACTCCGGCGACACAGCCCTCCTTATCTAGGTCAGACACCAGGCCCCATATCCATCCAGCAGGCCTCAGTCAGTGTTTGCACTCTAAAACTCAGGACAAACCTGCTCTCTGTGGTCATCCGTGTATCGATCAGGCCCCTGATGTCACCTCTGAGCCCTCTAGGAAGGCCACTGGAACAGAAAAAATTGAATCCAGTTTGAATTTCAACATTGTGTGGAAGGCTGATCTGACTCGTAACTGTGAAAGTCCAGCCCCCTATGCAGGGACTCGTACTGACTCAGATATAGCTGCAGGTAAATCTGTACCTCAAACAACTCAGACCTCTTCTGGTGGTACAGGGTCAACAGTGAACTTCAAGAATCCTACTATCAGTTTATATTCACAGAAAAGTTACGTTCCCAATACATTGCAATTACCCCTCCATAATCAAAGTCAGGTTAGTGAGAGAGCAACTTTGACCTCCAATGGCTCTCACCGAGACAGTGTTTCAGGTAGAGAACTTGAGAACACTGTGAGCAtggtgacagacacacaccagggtagagggaaggagaaggtAAACCATCACATTGAGGAGAGCATGGTGAATTCAGTAATCAGGGACACAGAGACTTCCCAGCCTGGCAGAGCTGCGTGTCCCTCTACAGTAGACAAGCTGAAGCTCATGAGGACATCCTCAGGGAACTCTCACCCCCCCTCAGTCCCTCACTGTCACAGTACTGGGACACAGCTGGGGACCCAGCCAGGCACTTCTCTGGCCCTCACAGGAGTGAAGTATCAGGTGGGGCCTCCTGGCAGAGAGccaggggaggaggtggaggagggttgGGAGCTGCTGAGCCCTGTGAGTAAGGACCTCCCCAGAGAGAAAGGATCACTATGTTACCCCAACACCTCTGACCCCACAGGGGCCTCCCCACAGTGCCGGAAGGGGGACATGGATGCTTTCCTAAAGTCAGAGGAATCGGATGGACAGGATGAGGATCAAATCATTGAGGTGGATGGCTGGTGCCACCTACCCAAGTTCCCAGCCAAGGCCtccagagggagagacagggccAGGCAAAGTAGCTGGGGGCTGCCTGAGGCAGAGGTGCGTCTGTTGGGGGCTCAGATCCTTCTGGCCCTGGAAAGTCTTCACCAGCAAGGTGTGGTGTGCCGAGACCTCAACCCAAAGAATATCCTGCTCACGAGTAATG GAAAGGTCTGCCTGACATTCTTTGGCCAGTGGAGTGAAGTTCAGTCAGAAATCAACTCTAAAGCTATGGACCAGATGTACTGTGCCCCAG AGATTGGAGGTGTGTCCAAAATCACAGAGGCTTGTGACTGGTGGAGTCTGGGGGCATTGCTGATTGAACTTCTTACTGGAATG CCCCTGTGGCAGTTCCACCCAGCCGGGGTGCATTCTCACACCCAGCTCCTGATCCCAGACCACCTGAGTACTGCAGCCGCCTCCCTGCTCACTGAG CTGCTGCAGTTTGATCCTGGTTATCGTTTGGGCTCTGGAGGCGGTGGTGTGAGTGACATCAAGTGTCACCCCTTCTTCAATGGTGTCTCCTGGAAGGCACTGTCAAGTTAA